The following are from one region of the Methanomassiliicoccales archaeon LGM-DZ1 genome:
- a CDS encoding replication-associated recombination protein A, translating into MTQTSLDTGTEDPEPLASRMRPKTLDGYVGQEALLGKGKFLRHAIEADRVPSMILWGPPGTGKTTLAGIIARSTGAEFVSISAVKDGVPEIRRIMSDAEARASRGGRTVLFVDEIHRFSRTQQDEFLPYMEKGSITLIGATTENPSFELNSALLSRCKVFVLSKLSEGDITALLKKAAAEGFPGRSIECSDAGLRRIAAFADGDARAALNAFETAVELSGGDIVTKEAISGSLGDRAVRYDRNGEEHYNIISAFHEGMRNTDPDAAVYWLARMLAGGEDPKYIARRLMEAAPETVGLADSTAMEMAAACYEACSELGERESALILAETAIYMSMAPRTNAVPMAIGHALWDVHHSPGEPVPMQIRNAPTKLMEGLGYGKGYQHAEASEEKITKMQCLPDSLRDRRYYVPGTKGDEKYYARRLKAIRDWKAGIRKDPPL; encoded by the coding sequence ATGACCCAGACATCATTGGATACAGGGACCGAGGACCCCGAGCCCCTGGCCAGCAGGATGCGCCCGAAGACCCTGGACGGGTATGTGGGGCAGGAGGCCCTCCTCGGGAAGGGGAAGTTCCTGAGGCACGCCATCGAGGCGGACAGGGTGCCCTCGATGATCCTCTGGGGCCCTCCCGGCACCGGGAAGACCACTTTGGCAGGGATAATCGCGCGTTCCACGGGGGCAGAGTTCGTATCGATATCGGCCGTCAAAGACGGTGTCCCGGAGATCAGGAGGATCATGTCGGACGCCGAGGCGAGGGCCTCTCGCGGCGGAAGGACCGTGCTCTTCGTGGACGAGATTCACCGCTTCAGCAGGACCCAGCAGGACGAGTTCCTGCCGTACATGGAGAAGGGGAGCATAACCCTCATCGGCGCCACCACCGAGAACCCCTCGTTCGAGCTGAACTCGGCCCTGCTGTCCCGCTGCAAGGTCTTCGTCCTCTCGAAGCTGTCCGAGGGGGACATAACCGCCCTTCTGAAGAAGGCGGCCGCCGAGGGCTTCCCGGGCAGGAGCATTGAATGCTCCGACGCCGGCCTGAGAAGGATCGCCGCCTTCGCCGACGGCGATGCCCGCGCGGCGCTGAACGCCTTCGAGACCGCGGTCGAGCTGTCCGGCGGGGATATCGTTACCAAGGAGGCGATCAGTGGGAGCCTCGGGGACCGTGCGGTCCGCTACGACCGGAACGGCGAGGAGCACTACAACATCATCTCGGCCTTCCACGAGGGGATGCGGAACACCGACCCGGACGCGGCGGTCTACTGGCTGGCGAGGATGCTCGCGGGAGGGGAGGACCCCAAGTACATAGCCAGGAGGCTGATGGAGGCCGCCCCGGAGACCGTCGGTCTGGCCGACAGCACCGCCATGGAGATGGCAGCGGCCTGCTACGAGGCCTGCTCGGAGCTCGGCGAGAGGGAGAGCGCGCTCATCCTCGCGGAGACGGCTATCTACATGTCGATGGCCCCGAGGACCAATGCGGTGCCCATGGCCATAGGGCACGCTCTCTGGGACGTCCACCATTCCCCCGGGGAGCCTGTGCCCATGCAGATACGCAATGCGCCCACCAAGCTCATGGAGGGCCTCGGCTACGGGAAGGGGTACCAGCATGCCGAGGCCTCGGAGGAGAAGATCACGAAGATGCAGTGTCTTCCGGACTCGCTCAGGGACAGGAGGTACTACGTTCCCGGCACCAAGGGCGACGAGAAGTATTACGCCCGCAGGCTGAAGGCGATCAGGGACTGGAAGGCGGGCATCAGGAAGGACCCGCCTCTCTGA
- a CDS encoding replication-associated recombination protein A, translating into MKKEGKVTAQTTLFGDEPKSARKPVRGPGEPLAGRMRPDSLDGFVGQEHLLGEGKVLRMMIEQDRMQSMILWGPPGVGKTTLAHIIAVRTSAEFIPFSAVTGSAKEVRAIMDAAEKRRASGRRTVLFVDEIHRFNKAQQDAFLPYVEKGSIILIGATTENPSFHVNSALLSRCKVFVLKALSEDDVAGLVLRAAEKGFPGTKAVISDDLAHVIARFANGDARTALNTLEAAASDSPKENGAIMVSEEAVADCVSRRSLLYDKTGEEHYNLISAFHKSMRNSDPDAAVYWLARMLDGGEDPCYIARRMIEFSGDDVGMADPNAMLQAVSCFFACKNMGMPECRFALAQTAIYLSLAPRSDSVAKAIESAMADVRGKPNEPVPMQLRNAETKLMEQLGYGKGYQYPEGTEAKVTKMQCLPDGLKDRIYYEPGNRGNEAYISKRLQGIRDWKAGRRGEPPE; encoded by the coding sequence ATGAAGAAGGAGGGGAAGGTCACGGCGCAGACAACGCTTTTCGGAGACGAGCCGAAATCGGCCCGGAAGCCCGTCCGCGGGCCGGGGGAGCCGCTGGCAGGGCGGATGCGCCCGGACAGCCTGGACGGTTTCGTCGGCCAGGAGCACCTGCTCGGCGAAGGCAAGGTGCTGAGGATGATGATCGAGCAGGACCGCATGCAGTCCATGATTCTCTGGGGCCCGCCGGGCGTCGGGAAGACGACCTTGGCGCACATAATCGCCGTCCGCACCTCGGCCGAGTTCATCCCCTTCTCGGCGGTCACCGGCAGCGCGAAGGAGGTCCGCGCGATCATGGACGCCGCCGAGAAGAGGCGTGCGTCCGGGAGGAGGACCGTGCTGTTCGTGGACGAGATCCACCGTTTCAACAAGGCCCAGCAGGACGCGTTCCTGCCTTATGTGGAGAAAGGCAGCATCATCCTCATCGGCGCCACCACCGAGAACCCGTCGTTCCACGTGAACTCGGCGCTGCTGTCCCGTTGCAAGGTGTTCGTCCTGAAGGCGCTGTCCGAGGACGACGTCGCGGGGCTGGTCCTCCGCGCCGCCGAGAAGGGGTTCCCGGGGACGAAGGCGGTGATATCGGACGACCTGGCGCATGTCATCGCGAGGTTCGCCAACGGCGATGCCCGCACCGCCCTCAACACCCTCGAGGCGGCCGCCTCGGACTCCCCGAAGGAGAACGGGGCCATCATGGTGTCCGAGGAAGCCGTCGCCGACTGCGTCAGCAGGCGCTCCCTCCTCTACGACAAGACGGGCGAGGAGCACTACAACCTCATATCCGCGTTCCACAAGTCCATGAGGAACTCGGACCCGGACGCCGCGGTCTACTGGCTGGCGAGGATGCTGGACGGCGGGGAGGACCCCTGCTACATCGCCAGGAGGATGATCGAGTTCTCGGGGGACGACGTCGGCATGGCCGACCCCAATGCCATGCTGCAGGCGGTGTCCTGCTTCTTCGCCTGCAAGAACATGGGCATGCCCGAATGCCGCTTCGCGCTCGCGCAGACGGCGATATACCTCTCCCTCGCCCCCAGGTCGGATTCCGTCGCGAAGGCTATAGAGAGCGCGATGGCGGACGTCCGCGGGAAGCCGAACGAGCCCGTCCCCATGCAGCTCAGGAACGCCGAGACGAAGCTCATGGAGCAGCTGGGATACGGGAAGGGATACCAGTACCCCGAGGGGACCGAGGCCAAGGTCACGAAGATGCAGTGCCTTCCGGACGGCCTGAAGGACAGGATCTACTATGAGCCGGGGAACCGCGGCAACGAGGCGTACATCTCCAAGCGCCTGCAGGGGATCCGGGACTGGAAGGCCGGCCGCCGCGGGGAGCCTCCCGAATGA
- a CDS encoding MATE family efflux transporter, giving the protein MHGTDVLTSEPRTALRAMAVPIVISLLVAQINAFADTFWCSGLGGEALAALGLGIPMYAVVAGIGNGMGIGISAAGANRIGAGKRDEAAEIVRQAIPAMLIVSLAAALLFLLAGRPVVDWMGSGGSVSGEAWEYCIPCFICSAAIIMPNIYAGALRAEGDAGRSMYILAFGALLNMVLDPVFAYGLGYGISGLAWATSVSSAAAAVPAAYWYHVKKDTELRISYGGFRFRKGPVKAFSSIGVPKAVELDIFYIFNILMLYFFVKVGGPDGSALYNSAYKYVDLIGVIPAGIGGAIATVCSAQFGMGDFGRIRRTVSEGLKISLIAVTAAAAVLFVFSDWFAAVFASGDSAYLRADLARTIRLYCLFIPILVLRDIGSAQLQSIRMAGSSMASALIRNLEMTAAFWAASYFSLDAEWWALITGHWLGALLMWAWAEWGLRLREREHRKAEAGREAA; this is encoded by the coding sequence ATGCACGGAACCGATGTCCTGACCTCTGAGCCCCGCACCGCGCTCAGGGCGATGGCGGTGCCGATAGTGATCTCGCTTCTGGTGGCCCAGATCAACGCGTTCGCGGACACCTTCTGGTGCTCCGGGCTGGGAGGGGAGGCGCTGGCCGCCCTGGGGCTGGGGATTCCCATGTACGCCGTCGTCGCCGGGATCGGGAATGGGATGGGGATCGGCATCTCCGCCGCCGGGGCCAACAGGATAGGCGCGGGGAAGAGGGACGAGGCCGCCGAGATCGTCAGGCAGGCCATCCCCGCGATGCTCATCGTCTCCCTCGCTGCCGCTCTGCTCTTCCTTCTGGCCGGGAGGCCCGTGGTGGATTGGATGGGAAGCGGCGGAAGCGTCAGCGGGGAGGCCTGGGAGTATTGCATCCCCTGCTTCATCTGCTCGGCCGCCATCATCATGCCCAACATCTACGCCGGGGCCCTGCGCGCCGAGGGGGACGCGGGACGGTCGATGTACATCCTGGCCTTCGGGGCCCTGCTGAACATGGTCCTGGACCCGGTCTTCGCTTATGGCCTCGGATACGGGATATCGGGCCTCGCATGGGCGACCTCGGTTTCCTCCGCGGCGGCGGCCGTGCCCGCGGCCTACTGGTACCATGTGAAGAAGGACACCGAGCTCCGCATCTCCTACGGAGGGTTCAGGTTCAGGAAGGGGCCGGTGAAGGCGTTCTCCTCCATCGGGGTGCCCAAGGCCGTCGAGCTCGACATCTTCTACATCTTCAACATCCTGATGCTGTACTTCTTCGTGAAGGTCGGAGGCCCGGACGGGTCCGCCCTCTACAATTCCGCGTACAAGTACGTCGACCTCATCGGAGTCATACCTGCGGGGATCGGCGGGGCCATCGCCACCGTCTGCTCCGCCCAGTTCGGGATGGGGGACTTCGGCAGGATACGCAGGACCGTGTCCGAGGGGCTGAAGATATCCCTCATCGCCGTGACCGCTGCCGCCGCCGTGCTGTTCGTGTTCTCCGATTGGTTCGCGGCCGTGTTCGCATCCGGGGACTCGGCGTACCTGAGGGCGGACCTGGCCCGCACCATCCGCCTGTACTGCCTGTTCATACCGATACTCGTCCTCAGGGACATCGGATCGGCCCAGCTGCAGAGCATAAGGATGGCAGGGTCCTCGATGGCGTCGGCGCTCATCAGGAACCTGGAGATGACCGCCGCGTTCTGGGCCGCATCGTATTTCTCGCTCGATGCCGAATGGTGGGCGCTGATAACCGGGCACTGGCTGGGGGCCCTGCTCATGTGGGCCTGGGCAGAATGGGGGCTCAGGCTCAGGGAGCGCGAGCACAGAAAAGCAGAAGCGGGGAGAGAGGCTGCATGA
- a CDS encoding phosphomannomutase, producing the protein MDGSGGAVSLTDDMTPSRALSLGTKLGSVCLKVAVGRDANPSSQMIAAAFMAGLTSAGADAIDAGIIPAPGLCIAFRDRVDCTVHVGSPDDYGHIAGIRIRLPEGSPFPLERLDGADGELPPFSDVGCIRSEPGAVDAYIDSFPEGEGGGYILSDTGGNSTSVCADRILKKSGADPIGLNAHISGGAPPRSPGIDRAELAGLSSFVNASTGSIGIAFNGDGTRLALLDESGKFVPGDKLLAIMLLAVKPSRAVVPYASPSIVDDAFYRYRPRGKNGGGLIRHGNSLESIMKAAKDSGADFAGTLDGLFVFPKRTQCPDALAAAAEISKLAGARSIRNVLEGFPRYTVRRTYVDFDGYFSAFTDRFLNSVKDADVSRVDGGGGLCIQMSRGILYVNPDPSDPKRIEISAESGDPVYLATMLDEAEELVRGSI; encoded by the coding sequence ATGGACGGCAGCGGCGGAGCGGTATCCCTGACGGACGACATGACCCCCTCGAGGGCGCTCTCCCTCGGGACCAAGCTGGGGTCCGTATGCCTGAAGGTGGCGGTAGGGCGCGACGCGAACCCGAGCAGCCAGATGATCGCGGCGGCCTTCATGGCCGGCCTGACCTCCGCCGGCGCGGACGCCATCGACGCAGGGATAATCCCTGCGCCCGGCCTCTGCATAGCGTTCAGGGACCGGGTCGACTGCACGGTCCATGTCGGCTCCCCCGACGATTACGGGCACATCGCCGGCATCCGCATCCGCCTCCCGGAGGGCTCCCCCTTCCCGCTCGAGCGCCTGGACGGCGCGGACGGAGAGCTCCCGCCTTTCAGCGACGTCGGCTGCATACGCTCCGAGCCGGGAGCGGTGGACGCGTACATCGATTCGTTCCCCGAGGGCGAGGGCGGAGGCTACATCCTCTCGGACACCGGAGGGAACAGCACGTCCGTCTGCGCGGACCGCATCCTGAAGAAGAGCGGGGCGGACCCGATCGGCCTGAACGCCCACATAAGCGGCGGCGCCCCTCCCCGCTCCCCCGGCATAGACAGGGCGGAGCTGGCGGGGCTGTCGAGCTTCGTGAACGCGAGCACCGGGTCCATAGGCATAGCGTTCAACGGCGACGGCACCAGGCTGGCCCTCCTGGACGAGAGCGGGAAGTTCGTTCCCGGGGACAAGCTCCTGGCGATAATGCTGCTGGCCGTCAAACCGTCCAGGGCCGTGGTCCCCTATGCCTCTCCCAGCATCGTCGACGATGCGTTCTACAGGTACAGGCCGCGCGGGAAGAACGGCGGAGGGCTGATCCGCCACGGGAACTCGCTGGAATCGATAATGAAGGCCGCGAAGGACAGCGGGGCCGATTTCGCCGGCACCCTGGACGGCCTCTTCGTGTTCCCGAAGAGGACCCAGTGCCCGGACGCGCTGGCCGCCGCGGCCGAGATCTCCAAGCTCGCGGGGGCCAGGAGCATAAGGAACGTGCTCGAGGGTTTCCCCAGATACACCGTCAGGAGGACCTACGTGGACTTCGACGGGTATTTCAGCGCCTTCACCGACCGCTTCCTGAACTCTGTGAAGGATGCGGACGTGAGCAGAGTCGACGGCGGCGGAGGGCTCTGCATCCAGATGAGCCGCGGGATCCTCTACGTCAACCCCGACCCTTCCGACCCGAAGAGGATCGAGATCTCGGCGGAGTCCGGGGACCCTGTTTACCTGGCGACCATGCTCGATGAGGCGGAGGAGCTCGTCCGCGGCTCGATCTGA
- a CDS encoding NAD(+)/NADH kinase, which translates to MEVTLEVLKAIGAAVKENIDKIPTQEEKGRDIEMGADGTPTALIDKVAENTVLDYIVRNDIALNVLSEEIGFIDNGAEETMVLDPIDGSHNAIAGVPLYTVSMAIGSARLSDERLAYLFMPATGDEYWAEKGKGAYKNGRRLHVRAPKESSLLMMIYTGNGAHPSAWELGKRVKSSRSYGCSSLEMAFVAEGTADGVYMNSERYTRAIRVVDIAASYLILREAGGYIYTLEGADFDMPFDLETRGNFIAVSSPSLYDFITRKHLMSGRRRVYGIVANPKVDGVRGYLERVIESLGDASIVLDKSAAAVLGRDDGLEISDMHADTVITIGGDGTILRTLNANSAPVMGINAGGVGFLAALEPSQIEEGIARLRNGDYTMEERFKLDTACGDEMFDPAVNEAVVHSDSIAKIRKFRIYVDDRLATEVRADGIIISTPTGSTSYAMSLGAPVVDPRVDALVIVPMAAYKFSSRPIVVPSWSKVDVDCVLDKGCLLVIDGLLEHKVEGGSRLTFVRSSQSFRIIRFDRDFYKSLTEKLVNSS; encoded by the coding sequence ATGGAAGTCACGCTGGAGGTCCTCAAGGCCATCGGGGCGGCGGTCAAGGAGAACATCGACAAGATCCCGACACAGGAGGAGAAGGGGAGGGACATCGAGATGGGAGCGGACGGCACTCCGACCGCCCTCATCGACAAGGTCGCCGAGAACACCGTTCTCGATTACATCGTCAGGAACGACATCGCCCTGAACGTCCTGAGCGAGGAGATCGGCTTCATAGACAACGGCGCGGAGGAGACCATGGTCCTCGACCCCATCGACGGGTCGCACAACGCCATCGCCGGGGTCCCGCTGTACACCGTGTCCATGGCCATCGGGTCGGCCAGGCTGTCCGATGAGAGGCTGGCCTACCTGTTCATGCCGGCGACCGGGGACGAGTACTGGGCCGAGAAGGGGAAGGGGGCGTACAAGAACGGGCGCAGGCTGCATGTCCGCGCCCCGAAGGAGAGCTCCCTCCTCATGATGATCTACACGGGGAACGGCGCCCATCCGTCCGCCTGGGAGCTCGGGAAGAGGGTGAAATCCTCCCGCTCCTACGGCTGCTCCTCGCTGGAGATGGCGTTCGTCGCCGAGGGCACCGCCGACGGGGTCTACATGAACTCCGAGAGGTACACCCGCGCCATCCGCGTGGTGGACATCGCCGCCTCGTACCTGATCCTCAGGGAGGCCGGGGGATACATCTACACCCTGGAGGGAGCGGACTTCGACATGCCGTTCGACCTCGAGACCCGCGGCAACTTCATCGCGGTCTCCAGCCCGTCCCTCTACGATTTCATCACCCGCAAGCACCTCATGTCCGGCAGGAGAAGGGTCTACGGCATCGTCGCCAACCCGAAGGTGGACGGCGTCAGGGGCTACTTGGAGAGGGTCATCGAGTCACTGGGGGACGCCAGCATAGTGCTCGACAAGTCCGCCGCCGCGGTGCTCGGGAGGGACGACGGTCTCGAGATCTCCGACATGCATGCGGACACCGTGATAACGATCGGCGGCGACGGCACCATCCTGAGGACGCTGAACGCCAACTCGGCGCCCGTCATGGGCATCAACGCCGGCGGCGTCGGGTTCCTGGCCGCCCTCGAGCCCTCCCAGATAGAAGAGGGCATCGCCAGGCTCAGAAACGGCGACTACACCATGGAGGAGAGGTTCAAGCTGGACACCGCCTGCGGGGACGAGATGTTCGACCCGGCCGTCAACGAGGCCGTGGTGCACTCCGACTCCATCGCGAAGATCAGGAAGTTCAGGATCTACGTCGACGACAGGCTCGCCACGGAGGTCAGGGCGGACGGGATCATCATCTCGACCCCGACCGGGTCCACCAGCTATGCGATGAGCCTCGGCGCCCCCGTGGTCGACCCCAGGGTAGACGCCCTCGTCATCGTACCGATGGCAGCCTACAAGTTCTCCTCCCGCCCCATCGTGGTGCCCAGCTGGAGCAAGGTGGACGTCGACTGCGTGCTGGACAAGGGATGCCTGCTGGTCATCGACGGGCTCCTGGAGCATAAGGTCGAGGGCGGCTCGAGGCTGACGTTCGTCAGGTCCTCCCAGAGCTTCAGGATCATCCGCTTCGACCGCGACTTCTACAAGAGCCTGACGGAGAAGCTGGTGAACTCGTCATGA
- a CDS encoding fibrillarin-like rRNA/tRNA 2'-O-methyltransferase, with protein sequence MQPMDFTSGTVFAENGRLYTLSAAPGTRVYGERTVTAGGKEYREWDPHRSKLAAYLANGGRAFPFLPGSSVLYLGASSGTTPSHVSDIASMGKVYCVEFAPRMFRQLVSNCRPRKNMIPILADATRPSEYSFMVSHADIVYQDVAQKGQADILADNMEAYGAEHGMMAVKARSEDVAEEPARIFRKAEERLRERGFEIVDARRLEPFEDSHEMIAVRRA encoded by the coding sequence ATGCAGCCCATGGATTTCACATCGGGGACCGTTTTCGCGGAGAACGGCCGCCTCTACACCCTCTCGGCGGCGCCCGGGACCCGCGTTTACGGGGAGAGGACCGTCACGGCGGGCGGGAAGGAGTACCGCGAATGGGACCCGCACCGCAGCAAGCTCGCCGCCTACCTGGCGAACGGGGGGAGGGCGTTCCCGTTCCTCCCGGGGTCCTCCGTCCTGTACCTCGGGGCCTCGAGCGGGACCACCCCGTCGCACGTCTCCGACATAGCCAGCATGGGGAAGGTCTACTGCGTCGAGTTCGCCCCCAGGATGTTCAGGCAGCTGGTCTCGAACTGCCGGCCGAGGAAGAACATGATCCCGATCCTGGCCGACGCCACCCGGCCTTCGGAGTACTCTTTCATGGTCTCGCACGCCGACATCGTCTACCAGGACGTGGCGCAGAAGGGGCAGGCCGACATCCTGGCCGACAACATGGAGGCGTACGGCGCCGAGCACGGCATGATGGCGGTCAAGGCGAGGTCCGAGGACGTGGCCGAGGAGCCGGCGAGGATCTTCAGGAAGGCCGAGGAGCGCCTGAGGGAGAGAGGGTTCGAGATCGTAGACGCCAGGCGCCTGGAGCCGTTCGAGGATTCCCACGAGATGATCGCCGTGAGGCGCGCATGA
- a CDS encoding NUDIX domain-containing protein, whose amino-acid sequence MTPDTGSTVYAVAFRGRRFLMVFNARRGGWEMPGGHIKEGETPEQAAVRETREESGFAIKVVATRDLGHCYVCAAVADAGAADGDCEMESSFFGSLPEKLSFPREEYLDTVPWAERELDACGASDRPYNTL is encoded by the coding sequence ATGACCCCGGACACCGGCTCGACGGTGTACGCCGTCGCGTTCCGCGGCAGGAGGTTCCTGATGGTCTTCAACGCCCGGAGAGGGGGCTGGGAGATGCCCGGGGGGCACATCAAGGAAGGCGAGACCCCGGAGCAGGCCGCCGTCCGCGAGACGCGGGAGGAGTCCGGGTTCGCGATAAAGGTGGTCGCGACGAGGGACCTGGGCCACTGCTATGTGTGCGCGGCCGTCGCGGATGCCGGGGCCGCCGACGGGGACTGCGAGATGGAGAGCTCGTTCTTCGGCTCGCTCCCGGAGAAGCTGTCCTTCCCCAGGGAGGAGTATTTGGACACCGTCCCCTGGGCGGAGCGCGAGCTGGACGCCTGCGGGGCCTCCGATCGGCCTTACAACACACTTTAA
- a CDS encoding 30S ribosomal protein S15 translates to MARMHARRKGKASSKRPMITENPDWVPLSATEIEDKIEAFANEGMSPAMIGMVLRDQYAVPNVKLATGKTVTEIMAERKASGALPEDLAALMVRAINLNNHVSANPNDVANKRGLTLIEAKIRRLERYYKENGVLPETWKYSLSNAELMLK, encoded by the coding sequence ATGGCAAGAATGCACGCAAGAAGAAAGGGAAAGGCGTCCTCCAAACGCCCCATGATCACCGAGAACCCCGACTGGGTCCCCCTGTCAGCCACCGAGATAGAGGACAAGATCGAGGCATTCGCCAACGAGGGTATGTCCCCCGCTATGATCGGCATGGTGCTCAGGGACCAGTACGCCGTCCCCAACGTGAAGCTCGCGACCGGTAAGACCGTCACCGAGATCATGGCAGAGAGGAAGGCCAGCGGAGCACTTCCCGAGGACCTCGCCGCCCTCATGGTCCGCGCGATCAACCTCAACAACCATGTTTCAGCAAACCCGAATGACGTCGCCAACAAGCGCGGACTGACCCTGATCGAAGCGAAGATCAGGCGCCTGGAGCGCTACTACAAAGAGAACGGCGTCCTTCCCGAGACCTGGAAGTATTCTCTCTCCAACGCTGAACTGATGCTCAAGTGA
- a CDS encoding DHH family phosphoesterase: protein MEGFDLPSKLLSALRAAADTVRGHDFIQCYSHFDADGITAAAIISKALLREGKEFRMTIFPTLNEEQMKTIEETPSECVLITDLGASYIKRFDALPCDAVVLDHHTVKDQAEKAVYANPHLYGIDGMTSGCGATMAFLFAVTLDESNWDLAPLALAGMAGDRQHINGLSGLNAFVLSGAEQRGLAEERPGSLIPPGKLSESLYLSTDPYIRGVSGSETGTAALLADAGISGDRSQADLTEEEKDRLSSLIALKLISQGVTREKLEELARTRYWLPGWRTDAESLSGVLNAAGRSGEAGLGVAAGMGDAESLKAAEEIDRASSRELLEAVLAVDREGLVQMENIQWFDSSVVGFTGMVCGTAMSYFADPSKPTVGVNTSDPKANASSRATFSLLDAGVDLAEAMSEAARAAGGEGGGHKIAAGGSFPSERVQDFLRAADEAVGRQKKTKN, encoded by the coding sequence ATGGAAGGTTTCGACCTGCCTTCTAAACTTCTTTCCGCCCTGCGGGCGGCCGCGGACACTGTCCGCGGCCATGATTTTATCCAATGCTACTCGCACTTCGATGCCGACGGCATAACCGCCGCCGCCATCATCTCGAAGGCCCTACTCCGCGAAGGGAAGGAGTTCCGCATGACGATCTTCCCGACGCTCAACGAGGAGCAGATGAAGACGATCGAGGAGACCCCGTCGGAGTGCGTCCTGATAACCGATCTCGGAGCATCCTACATCAAGCGCTTCGATGCCCTGCCCTGCGACGCGGTGGTCCTGGACCACCACACGGTGAAGGACCAGGCGGAGAAGGCCGTCTACGCCAACCCCCACCTGTACGGGATCGACGGCATGACCTCGGGATGCGGCGCGACGATGGCGTTCCTTTTCGCTGTCACCCTTGACGAATCCAACTGGGACCTCGCGCCCCTGGCCCTCGCCGGCATGGCAGGGGACAGGCAGCACATCAACGGCCTCAGCGGGCTGAACGCCTTCGTCCTGAGCGGCGCTGAGCAGAGAGGGCTGGCCGAGGAGAGGCCGGGCTCTCTGATCCCGCCCGGGAAGCTCTCCGAGTCCCTTTACCTGTCCACCGACCCCTACATCCGCGGAGTGAGCGGCAGCGAGACGGGGACGGCGGCCCTGCTGGCCGATGCGGGGATATCCGGGGACAGGTCCCAGGCGGACCTGACCGAGGAGGAGAAGGACAGGCTGTCCAGCCTCATCGCCCTGAAGCTGATCTCCCAGGGGGTCACCCGCGAGAAGCTCGAGGAGCTGGCCCGCACCAGGTACTGGCTCCCGGGCTGGAGAACCGATGCTGAGTCGCTCTCAGGCGTCCTGAACGCCGCCGGGCGCTCCGGGGAGGCCGGGCTGGGCGTCGCCGCAGGGATGGGCGATGCCGAGTCCCTGAAGGCCGCCGAGGAGATCGACAGGGCATCCTCCAGGGAACTCCTGGAGGCAGTCCTGGCCGTCGACAGGGAGGGCCTGGTCCAGATGGAGAACATCCAGTGGTTCGATTCTTCCGTCGTCGGCTTCACCGGGATGGTCTGCGGGACCGCCATGAGCTACTTCGCCGACCCGTCGAAGCCCACTGTCGGCGTGAACACCTCCGACCCGAAGGCGAACGCCTCCTCGAGAGCGACATTCTCCCTGCTCGATGCAGGCGTCGACCTCGCCGAGGCCATGTCTGAGGCCGCCAGGGCCGCAGGCGGCGAAGGGGGAGGCCACAAGATCGCTGCAGGCGGTTCGTTCCCGTCCGAAAGGGTGCAGGACTTCCTCAGGGCCGCCGACGAGGCCGTCGGCCGGCAGAAGAAGACTAAGAACTGA